One Thermoanaerobacter pseudethanolicus ATCC 33223 genomic window, GTATGTCTGAAAAAATTGCTACTCCACGATTAGAAAATCCGAGAACTGAGATAAAGGCAGGGTCAGTAGGCATTGCAGGTAACCAAACAGGTATCTATCCGCTTTCTAGTCCTGGTGGCTGGAGGATAATAGGGAGGACTCCTGTAAGATTATATGATCCAGAAAGAGAGAGGCCTATTCTTTTTGAAGCAGGTAATTACATAAAGTTTGTGCCGATAACAGGAGAGGAATTTTACAAGATTGAAAAAGAAATAGAAATGAAAAGATATCAAATTAAAATATACGATTATGAGTAACGAAACTTTCTCTAAGAACAGTAAAAAAACCAAAAATAGTAGAAACTTTGCAAGGTAGGTGAAAAAATGGAGTGCTTTAGAGTATTAAGTCAGGGTCTTTTTACAACTATTCAAGATATAGGTAGATTTGGATATGAAAGTCAAGGGATACCTACATCGGGAGCAATGGATGAATTTGCTTTAAGAATTGCTAATATATTGGTGGGAAACGATGAAAATGCTCCATGTCTGGAAATAACATTGATGGGACCTACTCTTGAGGTCCTAAGTGATGTTATGATCGCAGTAACCGGGGCTGAGATTCAACCTCTAGTGAATGGTTTTCCACGACCCTGTTGGTCTTCATTTCCTGTACAGAAGGGCGATATTGTATCCTTTGGACCAATAAAGTCGGGGTTCCGAGCATATCTTGCAGTAGCTGGAGGATTTAAAGGAAACTTGATAATGAATAGTGTTTCTACTTACACTAGAGGGAAGTTAGGGGGTATAAAAGGAAGACGTATTGAAAAGGATGATATCCTCATAAGTGGGGTTTCTCAGTCAGGGTTAGATGCAAGGAAGGTCCGAGATGAATATATACCTTCTTATTCTAGTGAAGAAGAAATAAGAATAATATTGGGACCTCAAGATGACTATTTTGATGAAGAAGCTATAAAAGTTTTTTTGAGTTCTACGTACGTAATTACAAAAGATTCTGATAGAATGGGTTACAGGCTTGAAGGACCTGAAATTAAAGCTAAGGAAAGGCATGATATAATTACGGATGGGCTTTTACCGGGGGCTATTCAAATACCTGGGAATGGAAAACCAATTATAATATTAAAAGATGCCCAGACTACAGGCGGCTATACAAAAATAGCGACAGTTATTTCAGTTGATTTGTCAAAGCTTGCTCAATTAAAACCAGGAGACAAAGTAAGGTTTAGAGCTGTTGACCTTTTTGAGGCGCATAAAATTCTTGTAGAAACTGAAAACAAAATCAAGGAGATTAAGGAAACTTTGAAAGTCTTAAAATATTTTAAGGTAAAAGTAAATGATAGATATTATGATGTTGGTGTTGAACCCCTTTGAGCTATGTTTTGATACGCAAACTAACAGTATATCAAAATATTGATTAACCAAAAAATTACATAAATAAAAAATGTTAAGGAGATGATCTTATGCCGGAAAAAATAAATTATGAAAATCTCAAACCTTCGGAAGCAAGACAGCTGATTAGAGAAGGTGTTTTAACAGGGCCTACTGCTGGTATCGCTTTGGGATATACCCAGGCTAATCTTGTAATGCTTCCCAAAGAACTTGCTTATGATTTTCTTCTATTTGCTTTTAGAAATCCAAAACCTTGTCCTATTCTCGATGTAACTGACGTAGGAAGTCCAGAACCAAAAGGAGTTGCAAAAGGAGCGGATCTGCGAACCGATATTCCCAAATACAGAATTTATAAAAAAGGTGTACTAGAAGCAGAAGTTAATGATATAAGAGATTACTGGCGCGATGATTTCGTAGCTTTTCTTTTGGGCTGTAGCTTTACGTTTGAAAAAGCTCTTCTAGAGAATGATATTCCTGTAAGACATATTGAAGAAGGTAAAAATGTCCCTATGTATATTACCAATATAGAAACAAGGCCAGCAGGAATTTTTCATGGCTATATGGTGGTCAGTATGAGACCAATTCCTCAGAACCTTGTAGTAAGAGCTGTTCAGGTAACTTCGAGATTCCCATCAGTTCACGGCGCTCCTGTTCATATAGGGGATCCTAAAGCTATAGGTATAGCTTCTCTTGATAAGCCGGATTTTGGCGATCCTGTTGAGATAAAAGCAGGAGAAGTACCTGTTTTTTGGGCATGTGGAGTAACGCCACAAGCGGTGGCAATGAAATCAAAACCTGAAATTATGATAACTCATTCACCGGGACATATGTTTATTACAGATTTAAAAGATGAAATGTTAGCATGTTAAAGAAAATTGCCTTTTAAATTGAGTTTTTCATTATCCTAGATAAAAAGCTAGAGTATAACATAAATAAAACGAGCCAGATTCCGCATCTCATGAATTATTACTGGACAGAAAAAGAAGTAGAAGAAAGACAGGAAATTATGATGGTAAATGCTTTTAACGCTATATATGAATTAGCACAGCAGTACAAAGTTGATATGAGGACAGCAGCTTACATGATATCGATTAAACGGGTTTATGAAGCTATGAAAATTAGTGGTTGGTTATAAAGGCCTTCATTGAAGGTCTTTTTGTTATATGGTAAAATATTATAAAAAGCTTATTAGAGGAGGCTTCTTTATGGTAAGGAGTCTTCTAACTGTAGATTGGGATTATTTTATACCTTCTAAAAAAGAGTGGTTTTTCTCTTATATAGAAAATGATAAAAATTTGACTCAACTGTGGTATAAGAGATATATAAAAGGGAAATTAGAGGGAGAAGATTTGGAAAAGACTATAAAAGTAGGTAAAGTCATAAAAGGCTTCTGGGATAAAATAAAGACACAGTTTAAGTTTGATAAAAACATTAAAATTTTTGTCTCTGAATCCCATAAAGTTGCCTATTATTTGGCAAAAAATTTTGAGTGTTCTGAAGTAGTTTCTTTTGATGCCCATTCTGATTTAGGATATGGTGGACTACCTTCACTGGATTTTGAATTAAATTGCGCTAATTGGCTAGGTAAGCTTTTAAAAGAAAATATAGTAAAAAGAGCCAAAATTGTATATAGTCCTTACACCTTTGAAAAGCCTTTAGATTTTGAGGATTTTAACAACCTTTACAACATACAGTATTATAAATCGGTAGAAGAATTACCAAAAGAGAATTTGATAGGGGTTATACACATTTGTAGGTCGGGTACTTGGACACCTCCTTGGCTGGATGAAAGATTTGAAAAATTTATAAATGAGTTAGGCTTGCCTTTTAAGAAAATTGCAATAAAAGAGAGAAAGTGGGAGGTGTCAAAGCTTTCTTACGCAGATCAAATCTTTTACCTTAATTTCGCATAAAACTTAAGGAGGAATTGTATGACTACACGACTATATATAGCACGTCACGGGCAATCAGAGTGGAATTTACACAATAAAATGCAAGGTGTGCAGGATATTGATTTGACACCTACAGGTTTAAAACAGGCTGAACTACTGGCAAGTCGATTAAAAAATGAGAAAATAGATTGTATATATTCAAGTGATTTAAAAAGAGCGTATATAACTGCACAAATAATTGCAAAAGAATTTGGATTAGAAGTTCAAAAAATTCCTGAGTTTAGAGAAATGTCCTTTGGTATATGGGAAGGGCTTACAGCGGAAGAAATCAATGAATTGTATAAAGAAATATATACATTATGGAAAATGAATCCTGTTAAAGCTAATATAGAAAAAGGAGAGACTTTAGAAGAAGTTCAAAAGAGAATGCTAAAAAAGACATTGGAGATAGTTAAAGAGAATGATGGCAAAAGTGTATTGATTGTTTCTCATGGGACTTCTATAAAAGCACTGATTTTGGGGCTTTTAGGAATTGACTTAAGTTTTTATCCTAGATTTAGACTTGATAATACTTCTCTTAATATAGTAGATGTTAAGGAAGATGGTAAAACTGTTCTGGTGCTATTTAACGATACTTGTCATTTAAGGAGAGATGAAAAAATAATATGAAAAAAGTATTTGTAGTAGGCGGCGGCCCAGCAGGAATGATGGCAGCTTTATCAGCAGCTATGATGGGAAAAGAAGTAAGTATATATGAGAGGAATAACATTTTAGGTAAAAAATTATTAGTTACAGGTAATGGAAGGTGTAATATTACTAATTTTGCTGACAAAGAAGAATTTTTCGAGAATATTCCAGGAAATAGTAAATTTTTATATAGCGCTTTTAGCAAGTTTTCTAATAAGGATTTAATAGAGTTTTTAAATAAAAATGGGCTTAAAACTAAAATAGAAAGAGGTTTAAGGGTTTTTCCGGTTTCAGATAAATCAATAGAAGTGAGAGATTTTTTTGTGAATATGCTTAAAAAATATGGAGTAAAGATAAATTATAACTGCAGAGTAAGTGATGTGATAGTGGAAAATAAACACGTAAAGGGCATAAGTGTTGATGAGAGTGCTTTAAACTGCGATAGTGTAATATTAGCAACAGGAGGAGTGTCATATCCTACGACTGGCTCTACTGGTGATGGGTATGAAATTGCTAAGAAATTGGGGCACACAATTATAGAGCCATTTCCTTCCTTAGTGCCGATTGTTACATATGAAAATGTAAGAGAATTGATGGGACTCACTCTTAAAAATGTCAAAGTTTCTGCTTTTTTTGGAGAGAAATTAATAAGAGAAGAGTTTGGAGAAATGCTTTTTACCCATTTTGGGTTGTCAGGCCCTGCAATACTCACCTTAAGCAGGTTTTTACATGACTACTTAGGTAAGGGAGAAGTAGTAATAAAAATTGACTTAAAGCCGGGACTTAATATTGAAAAGCTGGAGGAAAGAGTATTAAGAGATTTTAATAAGTACCAAAATAAAAATCTGAAAAATGCCTTGGAAGATTTATTGCCTCATTCATTAATCCTATATGTTATAAAAAGGGCGAATATAGACCCTGATAAAAAAGTTAGGGAAATAACCAAAAATGAAAGAAAAAAATTGGTCAATAGCTTAAAAAATCTTACTTTTAAGGTAAAAGACCTAAGGCCTATAAGAGAAGCTATTGTTACAGGTGGTGGAGTAAGTATAAAAGAAATAAATCCCTCTACAATGGAGTCTAAAATAATAAAAGGCTTATTTTTTGCAGGTGAAATTATAGATGTGGATGGATTTACCGGTGGATTCAACTTGCAAATTGCCTTTTCTACAGGCTATGTGGCAGGAATTAATGCATAAGTAAAATGCGGTTTTCCGCATTTTTTTATTTGCTTTGCATAAGATATAATAAAGAAAAGGAGGATAAACATGGGAAAAAGAGTCAAAAGGAAAAAATACAGATATATTGACAGTGAAAGTATTCTTGTAGTATTGATAATATTAGGGCTTTTAAGTATAGCTATAACTCAACTTTTGATGACAAATGACGACATAAGAGTTTTTTTAAGTTCTACACAAAGATTAGAGGGCATTAATTTAAATTCTAATCTTTCACAAGAAGGCAAAGTGACAATTGAAGTTGTAGAAAAGGACAAAGCATTAAATTCCTTTGTATTGTTGAACGGAGAACCAGTTGCGAATTTTTTTACCAAGTCTATTACTATTACAGTAAGGCCCAATCAAATTCTGGAAATAGATGGCACCCGAGAAAAGGAACCTCTTCATTTTAAAGTAGTAGCAATTAGTGAAAATGTAATTGAGCCGCAAAATACTACTGTAGTTAAAGTAGAGAAGAATATACAAAAAATATGCATGGTTAGATTGAAATGATTTATTTGTAAAGGGTAATTATGCTATAATATAAAAAAGACAAAGGATGATAGGAGAGGAGAATGCCCTATAAAAGTCATAAGAGGTGCTATAACTTCCAAAAATACAAAAGAAGATATTTTAAAGGATACTACTATTCTCATTGAAGAAATTATTAAAGCAAATGAATTAGAAAAGAAAAATATCATTTCTATTTTTTTTAGCGCAACTTGTGATTTAGATGCGGTTTACCCTGCCGAAGCAGTTAGGAATATGGGTATGACCTCAATACCTATGATGTGCCTACAAGAAATGGAGGTAAAAGGCAGTCTCAGCCATTGCATAAGAGTTGCGGTTTTTACAAATTTAAGTGAAGATAAAGAGGTTAAACACGTTTATTTGAAAGAAGCAAAAAAACTGCGTCCAGACTTAGTTTGAGGTGATAGTATTGACTGTAAAAATAGCAATAGATGGGCCGGCGGGGGCTGGCAAGAGCACTGTTGCAAAAAAATTAGCTAAACTTTTAAATTATACCTACATTGATACAGGTGCTATGTATAGAGCTATTACATATAAAGCCATACAAGAGAAAGTGAATCTTATAGAAGAAAACAAAATAGCTGATATTGCGCAAAGTGCTGATATTATCTTAGAAGGAGAAAAAATTTTTTTAGATGGAAAAGACATTTCTGAAGAAATAAGAAAACCAGGAGTTTCTGAAAAAGTATCTTTGGTATCTAAAATACCTAAAGTTAGAGAAATTTTAGTACAAAAACAAAGGAAAATTGCTGAAGGTAAAAATGTAGTAATGGATGGGAGAGATATAGGTACGGTTGTGCTGCCTGATGCACAGTTTAAGTTTTTTTTGACCGCTTCTTTAGAAGAAAGGGCAAAACGGCGTTATAGAGAACTTAAAACTAAAAATGTAAATGTAAGTTATTACGAGGTGTTAAAAGAAATAGAAAATCGTGACACCATAGATTCACAGAGAGATACATCTCCTCTAAAAATTGCTGAAGATTCTATTGTCATTGATACTACGTATCTTTCAGAAGAAGAAGTTGTAGAAAAACTGTACAATATCATAAAGGAAGGATTAAAAGGGGAAATTTAAGTATGTTTTATTATATTGCTAAAGTTATTGTACGGACAATCATAAAAGTGATATTTAGAATAGAAATACGAGGACTTGAAAATATCCCTAAAAAAGGTCCGGTAATCATATGTTCTAACCATATAAGTCTTTTAGATCCTCCTGTCATAGGAGCCCTTTTAAATAGGCGAATATACTTTATGGCAAAAGAAGAGCTTTTTAAAAATCCTTTTTTAAGGCTTCTTTTAGGGACAGGCTTAGGGGCTTTTCCCGTTAAAAGAGGTACTGCTGATTTATCAGCTATTAAAACTGCTTTAACTTACTTAAAAAAAGGAAGAGCAATTGGAATTTTTCCTGAAGGTACAAGAAGTAAAACTGGTCAGCTTCAAAAGGCTGAGCCAGGAGTTGCTATGTTGGCAATTAAGGGGAATGCCCCAGTAGTGCCTATAGGAATTAAAGGGAGATATCGTCTTTTTTCTAAGATTATTATAAATATCGGTAAACCAATAAGTTTTGTAAAATATGCAAATTCTAAACTTTCCTCTAAGCAACTTTCTGTTATTGGGGAAGAAATAATGCAGGAAATTGCAAAATTGCTGTAGGAGGTAAAGAATGAAAATATTGATTGCTGAGTATGCAGGTTTCTGCTTTGGAGTAAAAAGAGCTATTGAAACTGCATATCAGGAAATTGAAAAAGGTGATGGAAAGAAAATATATACTTTAGGTGAAATTATTCATAATCCACAAGTTATATCGGACTTATCGAAAAAAGGGGTTAATGTTATTGAAGAAGAAGAGCTGGATAAATTAACTGAGGGCGATAAATTAATTATCCGAAGTCATGGGGTGTCTAAAAAATTATACGATTTTCTCGCTAAAAAAGGAGTTGAAGTCATAGATGTTACCTGCCCATTTGTAAAAAAGGTACAAAATATAGTTTATGAGTACTACCACAAGGGCTACTCTATTATCATTGTAGGAGATAGAAATCATCCAGAAGTAATAGGAGTAAACGGATGGTGTGATGACACTGCTTATGTGGTAAATTCAATTGAAGAAGCTTATGAATTACCTCAATTAGAAAAGGCATGTGCAGTTGCTCAAACTACTCTCATTGAAAAGCATTGGAAAGATATTTTAGAAGTAATAAAGCTAAAAGTTAAAGACCTTATTTTTTTTAATACTATATGTGATGCTACACAAAAAAGACAAGATGCTGCTGATGAGCTTTCAAAAAAGGTAGATGTAATGTTTGTAATTGGGGGAAAACATAGCTCTAATACTCAAAAACTAAAAAAGATATGTGAAAAAAATTGTAAAAACACTTTTCATATAGAAGATGCAGAGGAATTGACTCTTGAGATGGTAAAAGACCATGAGATTATAGGAGTAACAGCAGGAGCTTCAACCCCCGATTATGTGATAGAGGACGTGATAAAAAAAATTAGATTTTTAAAAGGGGAAGATGGGGATGAGTGATTTTTTAGAAGGTTATACTTTTAAGACGTTGCGACCTGGAGACATTGTCAAGGGAAAAGTGATAAAAGTTTCTGATGAGGGGATTATTGCAAATATTGACTATAAATCAGATGCTTTTGTGCCTAAAAATGAACTTTCTTTAAATCCTAATTTTGATGTAAAAAAGACCTTCAATGTTGAGGATGAGTTAAATTTATATATAATAAGTGTGGAAAATGATGAAGGAAACGTATTAGCCTCTAAAGTTATGGCTGATGATAAACTGAGCAGAGAAAAAATTGAAAAAGCCTATAAAAATGAAGAGATAATTGAAGGAGAAGTTATTGAGGTTGTAAAAGGCGGAGTGATTGCCTACTCATTAGGAGCTAAGGTTTTTATTCCTGCTTCTCAACTGGAATTACATTATGTCGATAAATTAAATGAATATTTAGGTAAAACTTTGCGGCTTCGAATAATTGAGTATATTCCCGGCAAGAAGATTGTTGGATCTCAAAAAGAAGTACTGAAACTAGAAAGAGAAAAAGTTAAAAAAGCGCTTTTATCTAATTTGAAAGAAGGAGACATAGTAGAAGGAAAAGTAAAAAACATAATAGATAAGGGAGCTTTTGTAGACATAGGAGGTTTTGATGGTTTTATCCCTCTAAGTGAAATTAGCTGGGAAAGAATTAAAAATCCGCGAGAAGTATTGGGAATTGGAGATAAAGTCTCGGTTTATATATTAAATGTGGATGAAAAAAAAGAAAAAATTACTTTGAGCCTGAGAAAAGTATTGCCAGATCCGTGGGAGAATGCAGAAACAAAATATCACGAAGGAGACGTGCTAAAGGGAACTGTTACTAATATTACGCCTTTTGGAGTATTTGTACAGCTAGAACCAGGGATAGAAGGATTGATTCATAAAAATGATTTAGAAAATAGTATCAAAACATACAAAATAAATGATACTATAAAAGTAGAAATATTGAATATAAACCAACAAGATAAAAAAATAAATCTTAAAGAAGTGCCTCTTGAAGAAGAAGATATTCCAGAAATAGAGCATCAAGAGCTTAGAATCACCTTAGGAGAAATATTTAATAAAAATTTTTAAACTGTCATGTAAAAAACCTTGACAAAAGAAAAAAATCTGCTAAAATTAAAATCATTGAATGTATACATTATTTTAGTAAAGGAGGCACGATACAAAATGAATGCTTTGGGTCGCCACATTTTGGCAGAAATTTATGGGTGCGATAGCAATATTTTAGACAACTTGGAATTAATCGAAGACATAATGGTTCAGTCTGCAATAGTGACAGGCGCAGAGATACGGGAAGTTGCTTTCCATAAATTTAATCCCCAGGGCGTAAGCGGAGTAGTGGTCATATCAGAATCTCATATAACTATCCATACTTGGCCAGAACTGGGTTATGCCGCGGTTGACGTATTTACTTGTGGTGATGATG contains:
- a CDS encoding biotin-dependent carboxyltransferase family protein: MECFRVLSQGLFTTIQDIGRFGYESQGIPTSGAMDEFALRIANILVGNDENAPCLEITLMGPTLEVLSDVMIAVTGAEIQPLVNGFPRPCWSSFPVQKGDIVSFGPIKSGFRAYLAVAGGFKGNLIMNSVSTYTRGKLGGIKGRRIEKDDILISGVSQSGLDARKVRDEYIPSYSSEEEIRIILGPQDDYFDEEAIKVFLSSTYVITKDSDRMGYRLEGPEIKAKERHDIITDGLLPGAIQIPGNGKPIIILKDAQTTGGYTKIATVISVDLSKLAQLKPGDKVRFRAVDLFEAHKILVETENKIKEIKETLKVLKYFKVKVNDRYYDVGVEPL
- a CDS encoding putative hydro-lyase, with protein sequence MPEKINYENLKPSEARQLIREGVLTGPTAGIALGYTQANLVMLPKELAYDFLLFAFRNPKPCPILDVTDVGSPEPKGVAKGADLRTDIPKYRIYKKGVLEAEVNDIRDYWRDDFVAFLLGCSFTFEKALLENDIPVRHIEEGKNVPMYITNIETRPAGIFHGYMVVSMRPIPQNLVVRAVQVTSRFPSVHGAPVHIGDPKAIGIASLDKPDFGDPVEIKAGEVPVFWACGVTPQAVAMKSKPEIMITHSPGHMFITDLKDEMLAC
- a CDS encoding histidine phosphatase family protein → MTTRLYIARHGQSEWNLHNKMQGVQDIDLTPTGLKQAELLASRLKNEKIDCIYSSDLKRAYITAQIIAKEFGLEVQKIPEFREMSFGIWEGLTAEEINELYKEIYTLWKMNPVKANIEKGETLEEVQKRMLKKTLEIVKENDGKSVLIVSHGTSIKALILGLLGIDLSFYPRFRLDNTSLNIVDVKEDGKTVLVLFNDTCHLRRDEKII
- a CDS encoding NAD(P)/FAD-dependent oxidoreductase encodes the protein MKKVFVVGGGPAGMMAALSAAMMGKEVSIYERNNILGKKLLVTGNGRCNITNFADKEEFFENIPGNSKFLYSAFSKFSNKDLIEFLNKNGLKTKIERGLRVFPVSDKSIEVRDFFVNMLKKYGVKINYNCRVSDVIVENKHVKGISVDESALNCDSVILATGGVSYPTTGSTGDGYEIAKKLGHTIIEPFPSLVPIVTYENVRELMGLTLKNVKVSAFFGEKLIREEFGEMLFTHFGLSGPAILTLSRFLHDYLGKGEVVIKIDLKPGLNIEKLEERVLRDFNKYQNKNLKNALEDLLPHSLILYVIKRANIDPDKKVREITKNERKKLVNSLKNLTFKVKDLRPIREAIVTGGGVSIKEINPSTMESKIIKGLFFAGEIIDVDGFTGGFNLQIAFSTGYVAGINA
- the aroH gene encoding chorismate mutase encodes the protein MKVIRGAITSKNTKEDILKDTTILIEEIIKANELEKKNIISIFFSATCDLDAVYPAEAVRNMGMTSIPMMCLQEMEVKGSLSHCIRVAVFTNLSEDKEVKHVYLKEAKKLRPDLV
- the cmk gene encoding (d)CMP kinase, with product MTVKIAIDGPAGAGKSTVAKKLAKLLNYTYIDTGAMYRAITYKAIQEKVNLIEENKIADIAQSADIILEGEKIFLDGKDISEEIRKPGVSEKVSLVSKIPKVREILVQKQRKIAEGKNVVMDGRDIGTVVLPDAQFKFFLTASLEERAKRRYRELKTKNVNVSYYEVLKEIENRDTIDSQRDTSPLKIAEDSIVIDTTYLSEEEVVEKLYNIIKEGLKGEI
- a CDS encoding lysophospholipid acyltransferase family protein — protein: MFYYIAKVIVRTIIKVIFRIEIRGLENIPKKGPVIICSNHISLLDPPVIGALLNRRIYFMAKEELFKNPFLRLLLGTGLGAFPVKRGTADLSAIKTALTYLKKGRAIGIFPEGTRSKTGQLQKAEPGVAMLAIKGNAPVVPIGIKGRYRLFSKIIINIGKPISFVKYANSKLSSKQLSVIGEEIMQEIAKLL
- a CDS encoding 4-hydroxy-3-methylbut-2-enyl diphosphate reductase; translation: MKILIAEYAGFCFGVKRAIETAYQEIEKGDGKKIYTLGEIIHNPQVISDLSKKGVNVIEEEELDKLTEGDKLIIRSHGVSKKLYDFLAKKGVEVIDVTCPFVKKVQNIVYEYYHKGYSIIIVGDRNHPEVIGVNGWCDDTAYVVNSIEEAYELPQLEKACAVAQTTLIEKHWKDILEVIKLKVKDLIFFNTICDATQKRQDAADELSKKVDVMFVIGGKHSSNTQKLKKICEKNCKNTFHIEDAEELTLEMVKDHEIIGVTAGASTPDYVIEDVIKKIRFLKGEDGDE
- a CDS encoding 30S ribosomal protein S1; the encoded protein is MGMSDFLEGYTFKTLRPGDIVKGKVIKVSDEGIIANIDYKSDAFVPKNELSLNPNFDVKKTFNVEDELNLYIISVENDEGNVLASKVMADDKLSREKIEKAYKNEEIIEGEVIEVVKGGVIAYSLGAKVFIPASQLELHYVDKLNEYLGKTLRLRIIEYIPGKKIVGSQKEVLKLEREKVKKALLSNLKEGDIVEGKVKNIIDKGAFVDIGGFDGFIPLSEISWERIKNPREVLGIGDKVSVYILNVDEKKEKITLSLRKVLPDPWENAETKYHEGDVLKGTVTNITPFGVFVQLEPGIEGLIHKNDLENSIKTYKINDTIKVEILNINQQDKKINLKEVPLEEEDIPEIEHQELRITLGEIFNKNF
- the speD gene encoding adenosylmethionine decarboxylase, whose protein sequence is MNALGRHILAEIYGCDSNILDNLELIEDIMVQSAIVTGAEIREVAFHKFNPQGVSGVVVISESHITIHTWPELGYAAVDVFTCGDDVNPWDACNYIAKMLRAQNMTATEVKRGVFEKPVKVVNY